A stretch of DNA from Montipora foliosa isolate CH-2021 chromosome 4, ASM3666993v2, whole genome shotgun sequence:
TTACAACTTGGTCAATTCATGTTCTCCAAATTCAATCAAATTCGAACTCTCTCGaaattaagtattttgttcttcctgtgtcaaattgtttacaccctgtaattttactttcacaactgtttacatagttcaacaccttaattaaatgactaagtgtttgtaattgtatgcctcattaccaacttgtaagttcaaactgtttttaatttccgttcattactttatatttcaacacgttaaataactaaatgtttgtaacaattgtattctccgttgccaacttgcatgtcaacaATAGATAAATGcttttacttggggaggcctaatttacataagcttagtagtttcttttaggcctcctcgccaccaatgtaactcaataatttttctttccatcttctcttttttgattgttcatatttgtattttaatttcttctttctgtggcagaaagtaaataaataaaaaaataaataacataaagCAATACATTTGTATGTTTATGCTTACTAGTAGTAGTTCTTGTTTTGACATAAATATCATGAGTCATACAACGGCAAGCTGAAGAAGTATTCTTTCCAACAGGTCTACTTCTACACAATCTAGTGGCAAGGTAAATTCGGAAATCAATGGATAGAAAGTTTTTCAACCCAGACGAATGTGGTGTGTTGTACATAATGTAACGCTTAATACGCTTTATACTTGACTTActttttttgaacattttaatgattttctGAAATCGCAATCTCGATGATTCTCTATCACTGCAGGCATATTTACAAGTAAACTTTGACTTACTTCTTGACCGTTTGGATACTTCTTCATCTCCATTCCTACCAGTATTTAAGCTTGAATCAGTACACAGATCTTTAGAGCAATGTTTGTTGTCCTCGGTGGCCACATAAGTTCTTTGGTGTCGCGTAGTACACAGATCTTTAGAGCAATGTTTGTTGTCCTCGGTGGCCACATAAGTTCTTTGGTGTCGCGTGATCTCGTCAATTCTGCCCATGTTTGTCCTGTTTTTAGTGGCCGTTTCGCTCATGTAAGTTCGTCATGGCCGACAAATAAGACACATTCTCATCAAAGCTTAGCACATTAGCATGAGATTTACTCATTTTCGGGTCACTCTCCAGCAAGCTGGAATTTATATACCCCCCGTGAGCTTCAGGGGTCGAAGAGCAAACGCTCATCTCCTCGTCATGTTTAACGCCTGGGCAAGTCAAAGGCTCCTAAACTTCAGTCTTCAAGTTGACCATAGACCTAAAGTCAACTCCACTTCAATTTAGGAAAGACCCTTGGTATTAATGGTCGTGTAAAAGCTACAAAATCACCCCAATGAAATGCACAATCAATGCGGGCTGCCACGATGCATGCACTCACGCTGATTGCGCGGTTGCTATTTCAATATGGCGATGGGCTCGGACTGCGCGGTTATTATTCCAACATGGCCTTGGGTTCGGGCAGTCTCGTTCGGGCCGACTAATTACGAACAGTGTCTAcacctgagtgagtgagtgacacatttgcatatcggagtccccgcaagaaacccgtttctacgcttcgcgtatccacgagtttaaaaatggCTCGGCTAAAAGGGAAACCCACCTAGTCGAGTCACCCTTTGTCAACGGTAGGATCACCCTCCTGGCCAGCCCAACTTTATTCCATGTAAACACTTTGGCTTGCCCAGTGGAGTCAACTTGGTCGAGCCAAGATGATGAGAGAATGCACGAGTGTTATCTCCCCAGTCCTCTGATGATCGAAACTGAGCCGGGCTGCTCTTCACTCAGGAAAAAAAAGGTCAGTTCTTTTCTCATATAAACGTTAGCTAAAGACCCGGCTGGGAGGGTGACCATCTTACCAGAGACAAGGTTTCTCCATGTCAACAGGGCCTAAGACTTGATCCAAGTCGAACTATtaaaacacatactgataggcATTTTATAGGCTGCAACCGGCCAACTTTCGATAAACCGAACTCAGTGCAACATGCAGGGCTAATTCAACAGTTTCCCACAAAATGTAATTAGGTAATAAATATTCGACACTCAAAATCAGTCGTGAACAGGACATAATTAATCTGACAATTCTACTTTGTCATCAGTCTACGTCACTACGGAGTCACATGAGACTTCAAAGTCCTGCATTACGAACAATTCATAGCAGTATGTTTAGTTTATTCCAACTCGAGAAAAGAATGCTACAGTAAAACAGATCAGAGTGTGTCTGGATTCAGCAGCATAGAACCAAAATTAGCTGAGGGGGTGTCAACAGGCTTGTCATAAAACTTTGCAAATGTACAAGAATTAGACCACCCTGCACTCTGCATAATTACTGCTCGGCTTAGACCTTTGGTTTGTCCTTACAGCTGGATGTTGATGTGGCTGTGCTGCTATGAGCAGAGTATTTGTTGATGTCGATCCCTGCTGGCTCTAACACTTGCTTAACCCATCTAGAAATGGTATCTTTGGATACAGGTTTAAATGGTTTAACATAACTTATCAGTAACTGTGAGTGTTTATCTGTTTCGTACGCTGCAAGTATTCCTTAAGATGTTCTACCACACAAAGTTTCTTGTCACTTTGGAAAGAGAGTAATTCAATGGGTGCTAGATGTCGCCCAAGCTTACTCTGTTTCAGTTTCTCACAAATAGTTATTCTGTAGCGGTCACACATTTCTTGGATGTAGTTAACATCAAACTTATGTATAGTGTGTCTACACTGTCCCGTAGTGGGACAGAGTAGCATGGTCAAATTTAGGGTAAGCTGCTTAAGAGATAAGGACCTCAAAGGTGCAGCAGCTCTTAAATAACCTAACACAATGTTAACGTCCCAAATTTCAGTATATTTGGGCAAAGGTGGTTTTAACTCAAAAATCCCTTTCATGCAACGAGCTACTAAAGAGTACTCTCCAAACTTTACTCCGTCTTCCAAAATAAGTGTTGAAGAGATCGCAGAACGCGCTGGGTTTATAGGGCTGTATCCTAAGCCTGATTTGTAAAGAGAAACGAGAAATTCAATGCCGTTTATTACCCCAGGCTGAAAAACATCAATGCTTTTGTCCCGACAGTACTGATTCCATTTGTTAAGGTACGTGTGGTATTGCTTAGGGGTACCATCCCTCCATGATGCCATGAGCACATCTTTAATTTGCTGCAGGTGATAAAGCATACTTGTTTAGTCTTTCCCTGATAAGTGACATACGAGGAAGTTTAACCTGTGCCAGATCGAATGTTTTTCCTTGAGATGGTTTGGTCTTTCCTGGCTTTTAGATACACTGGGTTTTGTTTGAGTAGTGGAGAGCTGTGGGGTACCATAATTGTGTAGGCCAATCCGGGAGCACGCAAATCCTCTGTGCACCCTCGGTCTTCAGCTTCTTCAACGCTGTTCGCATAACACTAAACGGAGGAAAAGCACACAATTTAAGGTTGGACCAATTCAGGCTAAATGCATTGGTAGCAATAGCCTCTGGGTCTGGTCTGTCAGGCACATAATGTGGGAACTGGTGGTTTATACGAGAGGCAAACAAAACTATATCAGGTTTGAAGTCTAGCACCTCAAGAGCACAAATTAAATGATACCTTGTCAAGCCTCCACTCAGATGCTCTTTGGTTTTTGCAAGATTCAAAATCTGCTATAagattttgttttccaggaatATGTGCAGCACTAAGCCAGATCTTACGATCTATACACCATTCCCAGATCTCCTTAGCCACAGATTGCAAGAATCTGAGTGGCTTGTTCTCATGTGATTAATCACATTCACTGCTGTAGTGTTGTCACACATTATTCTGATATGTCTGTTGCTCTTATCTTTAGCAAAAGTTTGGAGCCCCAAAAAAATAGGCAACATTTCCAGGTAGTTGATGTGTTGTTTAGATTCTGAATGGGACCAAATTCCTCCTGAGGGCAACCCCTGAAAATTCTGTCCCCCAGCCCATAAGGGAAGCATCTTTTGTTATTTGGTGCTGGGGTTGTGGGTGGTTGATTACATTGTACACATTTCCCACATGTTGAATCCACCAATGTAATTCAGATTTCGCATGAGAGGAAAAAGACATGAAGTCATCAAAATTACCCTTTGATCTCAAAAGGGCTTGGGAATTATCTTTTTCCAGGTGTCGGCAGTAAAGAGCGTCATGCATTACCTCAGGGAAGCTAGAAACTATTTTCCCAATAACACTAGCCACTTCCCTAACAGAAGGTGAAGGGTTTACTAGTAACTCAGTAAAGACATTTTGTCAACTGGTAGCTTTCTCCCTGGTCAGTTGCATTGTCATTGccactgaatttttttcaaatcccaGTATAGTAAGCACTTGTGTGGGTATTAGAGGGGACTTTTCTGAATGCACAACCAAACCTAATTTATCAAGCAGGACAGTAGTATTTATAACATTTAGGACACATTTCTCATGTATTGGTTCTCGTAGGTAAAGGTCATCAAGATGTGCCACAGTATTTGTCCTCGTTTGTGCAGCGTAGACAGAGGAGGCTTAAGAATTTTAGTAAATATACGGGGAGAACACGGCAACCCATTAGGAAGGCAGGTAAATTCATATAACTCTCCCTCCCAGATAAAGCGTAAAAAGACGCCATATAACAATTTTGGGTGACTAGTTTGGTTATGGTAGAAAGCGaatccattttaaaatgataatGACTCACTGACTCATTAAACCTCTTGAGATTTAGTATAAGTCGCTGGGTCCTATCCTTCTTAGGACGAAAATTTGCCCAGATATAGGTGACACCTTTGTGACGACACATTTCTCAAGTAACTTATGCACTTCTTGACGAACAATGGGATATTCATGTTCCGAGAAGATTTGACTAGGCAATTGTTGTTGAACAGGGGTGGCAGTACACTCAATAGCTGCTCCCAAAACATCAGATAACATGATTTTGTCACTGGTGAGAGTCCTCCAAGCTGCAAAATGAGCAGCCACATGCTTAGCCTTACATGTACTGCATAACATTTGTAAGTTGCTAAGTtggtgaaaggaaaggaaaggaactttttttaagtgtctaatcttctagcgccgtagagcactaatcggggacactgtaaattgaaattaacaagttaacgcaaatcaaattaaattttggtgtttgaggagaggggaaaccggagtacccggagaaaacctctcggtgcagagtagagaaccaacacactcaacccacatatgacgccgagtctgggagtcgaacccggcccacattggtgggaggcaagtgctctcaccactgtgccatccctgcaccccaaaacCTCCTTATTAGCTTGAGCtcggttttaatttttttaggaGTGCAAATTCGGTGTACGCGGTCAATCGGTGCTTTTGACCCAAGAAATCTTGTGTCGCCAAGGTACAAAACTCTCAAAGTTACTGTACTGCCCAGTGAAAATTCGGTTTTGTGTAGTGACCCAACGAGGATTGGtaacattttgaaaaatcatTTTGCAAACATTGGAGATAAATTGGCCTCCGAAATCCGTAATGCTGTGAGCACTATTCTGATACCTTGGACCTTGAGATCAATTTTGACTTATCCTGATAAAAAAGTCGTCCGAcgtggagttcctcaaggcttTGTCCTTGGTCCCTCTTATTCCTTCTCTATATCAATAACAAATTCTCCATTTATCTGTTTGCCGATGCTACAACCCTAATGTATGCTGATGAAAACCTACGTGTTCTTGAAATAACTATTAACTTGGAACTTGCAAAGGTCCGAGAATGCCTTAAAGCCAATAAGTTGACTCTCAATATTAAAATGTCAAACTTTGTTACTTTCCGGCTTCGCCAGAAGATAATGGCTTTTGTTACTCAGTTAAAATTTTATCTCTGCAACCAATACCTTAACAAATCTTGAAATGAAAAACTATGTTAAATACCTTGTCATGGAAATGTCATACCTTGTCCTGACTTGACATGGAAATAACATATTGACCACATTTGTCATAAAGTTAACAAATTAATTGGAGTTATTGCAAAACTGAGACATTATGGACCAAGATGTTTACTGCTCAATGTCTAGCACACTCTAATTACTTCCCATCTAAATTTCGGCATTTGCGCCTGGGGCAACTGTGCAAAGATTCATCAAAAGCGtactctttgttttctcttcgtTTCCTTGCCCATGGACTACAAGTACTTGAATGTCGGGAATTTTGTCCTGCCAGGTGATGTGTAGGATCTTGTGAAGGCACTTGAAGGCAGTTAGCAGGTGGAAGCGATTCAATTTCTGGCATGGTGCTCATGGACTGCCCATGTCTCACTAGCATACAGTAGAGTGGGTACCACATTAGCCTTCCACATCGAGgttagaaaggcttattagcattaaaacaaaagagcatTTTTTTGGCctccattatgaaagaggtctatgaaCCTTAATCACAAGGTGCCCATGTTGAGTCCCGCGGGATTGAAAgcttttgttttgccccacgGAAACTCTTTCCCAGACATTTCAACTTGAGGCTCGgcgtacgaaatctattgtctatggccaatatgtcTGTCGTGTGAATTAGGCTCATGGTGGAAATGTTAACCGAGCAGATGGCACCTAAAATGTTAAAACTAAGAGATTCTGATTTTAAACCCAGTTGCTTGCACCTCTTTGTTTAGAAACCAATTTGCTTTCACAGGGGCGTCTATTTGAAACACACTGCCAGGTCACTAAAAAGTATAAATTGCCTCCCGTGAATGTTCTGAAGacaaaaatcaaaacatttAAGTTTGCACTGACAACAACTATTTAAGTCATTTAGTGCGTACTGCAATGCAATTTTATATTAAACTTACATTCGACTGTCACACTgcttttaagaagaaaaaaattcttgtgtAAATATGATGACAttatcgtgtataaataaagtttattaaccTGTCTTATCAtgatcctatcctatcctaacTTGGGTTTCAGCCGCCTTCTCTGCTTGCTAAGTCACTAGGGGGAGATAGGCTTCTGAATTCAGCAGGCGTTAATGCTGTCCGGTGACGTCACGAATCAAATgtcataatttatttatttatctttttttttcaaaacacgcGTGGTCATGGCCACGCAAATATTGAAAATTCCAAAAGATCAAGTGTCAGACTTGCATGAAATTGATTTCGGAGACCACGGATCGCTATACGATATAGagaaaaaccaataaaataccaaggACTTACAAGAATTCAAGTAAGCAGACGGCATAGATTCCGCCATCTTAAACGCACGAACTCTGGCAATTAAATTCAATGGCTCACCAGTCACATGAATAAGTTAGCACGGTAACCAATCAGAGCCTCTACACGGTTGTTTGTTAGTGACGTCATGGGGCAGCATTGACACCTGCTGCTCTCTGTCGCCTATCTCCACGAGTAACTTAAGACAATTAAATATTgtagctttttttttgttattactTAGAcgtttttacatgtaaattaacGCAGACGTGTCCAGAAGTGCAGCTAATTAGGTCCACGGCTATTTTGATAAACGTCACAAAGtatccccttgctcttctccctaACTTCAATATCACTCCAGTCCAGGAATACggtaccctgcaagcagagtctctttcgatcttcctagataagtcgggaagaggaaagtagcctctgctcgccgcctgcaaattttgtgttgagcatgcgttaaaaattttaatgtattcggtgtcagtcacgcgtgaccagtagccacaaaaccacaaaacgaaaacaaacagtcgggatattttccaaaaactctcgcaaacacacgacaatcaaggaatcatttcattggaaactcaagataggccatactcttaaaatgccatttcattttttttttcctgaaacatTCATGGTTTCTGtcagactagtttctgtaaccgacacataacaaaaactcatgggaattctaacagttaaaattgcagcgctattgtaaatttcaaaatattgatgacgcgtggcgatagATCATGcgcaaacataaaaaaaaaacaggtttgacaagtcgaaactggactgactcatccaatcctttggatgagcggcaagtcaaagaatgtggaggcggcgagcagagtctactttccccttcccgacttatctaagAAGATGgaaagagactgctcgcaggcCTAGGGTAGGAATACGGACAATTAACGTGACAAAGTCTTCCCTAGTCCTAAAGTAAATATAAATAGCTCAATGGAAAtatgacatcacttcaatcagaatgCGCTTGCgaaactagtcccagtcctctgctgtgcttttcagtgaaaaacatgtaaaacCTGTCCGGAAATGAAAGGAAGAAGCCGTTTTTTTCACCGAATAAGaaccgtcccatcatttttcgtagactgtagcatggaatttctatttggacaacaAATGGAACCAATATTTTCAAAAGTGTATCAAACAAGGGCCTTATGGCGTCATAATGTTTTTGGgaaattactttattttcaaacccATGGTACAGATGTATTGTTgcgttaatttttttggaaaaatataGTTAACTTGCTgggtttttaggcattttcccTTTTATTCACGTtattaccaaatatggttgtgagttgaaccagacaaagaaatgttaaatacaACACGCTTGACAGAAAATGGTAACTGCAGGATTAAATGGTTTCGAGGAATGATTATTTGAAGAGGTCCACAGCAACattttggtagttaagagccaccccccttaaaggaacacttgcatCTTATCTcctgcatttctggacaaaaaTGTTCCTGGACAGTTCCAACTAAGTTTGTTCAGTCCAAAGGAATACTGGGATCCTGGCTCAATTTTGTGGTTTCCGTCGcccttttcttttttcgtgGACAGGTCGTTATGCCTAACATCTGCAAAAACGCCCTTTTCATTTTGGAGCTTAAGCAAATATACAACCACGGATTGATAGCGCTGTTTGCGTTGCCCAACCAGATGACGAGATACAGAACAATGTTTGGTACAGGCGCTGGAACACTGAGTACGGTTACTGCATTGAAAATATTCAGCAACTGCGCGGGGAGCCAGCAaagacagaacacaacaacgaTTATAACAAGCATGCGAACTacatttttcttgttatttatgTCTCGTTTTTGTTGAACTGCAGTTAGTATTTCAGTAGGAGGTCTTCTAAACCATATTTTATAAGAAGTTATGCCATAAAGGATTGACATTGCAACCAGAGGAAGAAAATAAGTAACCAGGAAGAGATAAAAGAAAACGCCCCGAAAAGTGACACTTGCATCTCCCAAATGCGTCACCGTGCACTCAGATTTTTCAGCATGAAAATAATAGATGACTGGCATGATGGACATCAAGCCCATTGAGAGAATCCATATTAAGGGAGAGATGTATTTGGATTTTCTAAACCAAGCAGTACGACTTTCCAAGGGGAAGTTCACCAGGTAGAACCGATCAATGGCCATGACGGTCAGGCTTAAAATTGAGGCCACTATTGTTACTTTGGCAATATATTGAATTGTCCTGCATGTGATATCACCAAATGTGCCATGTATCGCCCAGTTGAACTCattattcatttcattgacGTTGACAGGCATCATTAACACCGTGACCAGTAGATCAGCAACCGCCATATTCACAAACATGAAGCTCGTCAGTGATTGCGTCCCGGGTTCCTTCCAGACGATGTAGATGAGGAAAGAGTTTCCCAGGAGCGACATAAGCATCGTCATAGCGTATAATACTGTTACAATGGCAACTCCAGTGTTACTTGAATCGGACATGATCAGTTTGATTTATACCTGTAAAATGTTATTAAATTGATCAGTTTTTGCTAGTTATCTCTTTAATAGCATAGTGTCTTGGAGCCTATTCCTGTTCTGATGTTTCCTAAAGGGGCCAAGAATGTCTTCCCACAGTTTAAGAAATCAGGTGAGTATTTCTTTTTTCCTATACTTCGTCAGGCACTGCCTGATTTCGTTAGGGAAATAAAGcactttaaggtgattccttagtattgcactgcgcatcctgtactgcgtAAATGGTGAgtaaatatttataaattggtccaatttgcaacattgtaaatatggcgtaagtcgatcatatatactaaaacatttcTCAAAACATGTGATAGAAGTTGTGAATGAACCAtaactctttgcgaataagcgcgcTTTCCGAGAACATCgccaattttgttgtttcgatctacgataatcgagatagatAGGTGCGGCGGTGTTTTACTCCTAAATGAGCACAGTGACCTGCactttttattgcattataTTGGTGTAAAAGTTATCCcttttaaataatttatataatatatatatataaatcttGAGTATAGTCTGTCCTTGCGGTAGAGTGCTTGATGCGTTTAGCAGAGCGAAGTATAACTGAAAGTTGAAGTAATCAATAAGTCAAAGTCTGTCTGGTGATCGCTTAAGTGTAAAACTCAGAGTCACAGATGTCTTATTGATTAGTTTAACCTTGagatatatagctctttggcattacaaagcttataagcttttgctttcgtgtccaaattgagcactctaccaGGATAAGTCATTGCCGCTAgaaattgcgcatgctcactagctcgccaGCTtcagcactctggcatggcttagatgtatcACATGTGTGGGATATTTGGGGTGGATTTATAAGCTTAACCACTATCCTAGACGTCAGCACTACATTGATGAGGCCTTGAAGGCCAAAACAgcactgtctgcagttagttatatacaaatatatatatttttaatggaAATCCACCGATGTAGTcgcaagctagtaggatccgaaggatacgcAACGCTTTGCTATTCAAATGTTAAGTggtgagtgtacaaatagcgacagcaaactactaactgatccattttgaatgaaaaacatgttataccgtgagtgggaatcgaacccgcgtccccctgggtACTAGTCgagtgtgctaaccactgcaccatcacaaCAACCCTGCTGGCAAGAGGGTCATCAGTGAAGTTactggttagccacggggttccccggtGTTTAAAATTCAGGAACAgaacgtacatcggatcatccgagctAACTAATAACTTCATTAATGGCcctgttgccagcagggttgtcgtgatgatGCAGTGGTTAGTActcccgactagtaaccagggggacgcgggttctaTTCCCACTCGCAGCGTTTCATTGCACACTAATATTTATAAGtataaccagaaacccataagggttgaaatgtgtaacggccctttgtgtgctgggaaacaagcttctgaatattgaatttgctaagtaccatatttggaacaacaagagtgaggggtttccaaatatggtacttagcactgaaacattcaaccaatcagttcgcactgaatattcggaagctgtgaacgcgtgtAACACGTTTcagcccttatgggtttctggtataacTTCACACTACTTTAAATGAATCCCAAACATTCTTCACTCTAAAAGCTTTGTGCCGCGCTGACAAAGTATCCGAACGacctgtcaaatcacgagctaatACGTctttgatttctaattttagcgtgattcgtATTGCTGGCTTTTccagcttttgacagttgattctgaaatgacatttttcctATTTCGTCATCTTGCTGATAacttgcttgttttcttttaaaactcatgcaattgaagaaaaattcattgcctaactggtgaattgcacagtaa
This window harbors:
- the LOC138000656 gene encoding QRFP-like peptide receptor, which codes for MSDSSNTGVAIVTVLYAMTMLMSLLGNSFLIYIVWKEPGTQSLTSFMFVNMAVADLLVTVLMMPVNVNEMNNEFNWAIHGTFGDITCRTIQYIAKVTIVASILSLTVMAIDRFYLVNFPLESRTAWFRKSKYISPLIWILSMGLMSIMPVIYYFHAEKSECTVTHLGDASVTFRGVFFYLFLVTYFLPLVAMSILYGITSYKIWFRRPPTEILTAVQQKRDINNKKNVVRMLVIIVVVFCLCWLPAQLLNIFNAVTVLSVPAPVPNIVLYLVIWLGNANSAINPWLYICLSSKMKRAFLQMLGITTCPRKKKRATETTKLSQDPSIPLD